The region AAAAACCGGCTTCTCCCTACACTAGAGCCAGCAAACTAGCGGCAGCTGAAAGTTACACCGCCCGTAGCTGTTTGTACAACAGGTACGCGACAATAGAACCGGTCGATTCAAAGATCTTCCAAAAAAAATCAGCTGTGGACATATGATCCCCCGCCCATATCAGGGTAGTGTTGATCTAAAAATCATAGTCCCATTATATCACACAGATTTACGCTTTACAATATCGCTGCCGATGGGCCTCATAGAGCAAAACCCCTGCCGCTACACCAACATTCAAGGATTCCACACCATTGGCCATGGGAATGGCAAGTCTTTCTTCGATCGCTTCTTCCAGTGCTGGACTCAAGCCAAAGGCCTCACTACCCACCGCAAGGGCCATTCCATTGCTAAAGTCGGCTTGAGTGTAATCAA is a window of Limnochordia bacterium DNA encoding:
- a CDS encoding YqzL family protein; this translates as MSTADFFWKIFESTGSIVAYLLYKQLRAV